The stretch of DNA GCGGACTCGGCGCGAGCGGCCACGGGCCGTGTCATCGGGAGCGTCACCGTCCGGCAGGCGGCGCCCCAACCTCCACTCGGTGAAGACTCCGGGCAACGAGAACCCGGCCAGCAGGCCGATCACGCCCACCAGCACCACCACCCTGACCACGGCGCTCACCGGCGATCGCGCTCCCCAAGTCACGTGCACTACGGCCCGATTCCCCGGTGCTTACCCTTCGCGCACGAACCACAACCGGATTGCCCCGGGCGATCGCGCTGCCGACTCCCCCTAGACGACGCTCCCTCCGGACTCGACCCGGGACCGCAGCAACCGGGCCAGCCGCTCGCGATGGAAGGCGGCGTCGCCGAAGCTGACCTGGTCGAGCTGGGCGCGCTTCAGGAAGAGGTGCAGATCGTGCTCCCAGGTGAAGCCGATGCCACCGTGCACCTGCAGACACGACGCCATCACCCTGGGCCCGGCATCGGAGCACCAGACCTTGGCCGCCGAGGCGGCGACCGCGGCGTCGGGATCACCGGCGGAGATGCACCACGCGCCGTGGTAGACGCTCGAGCGCATGCCCTCGACATCGACCAGCATGTCGGCACACCGGTGCTTGACCGCCTGGAAGCTGCCGATGGGTCGGCCGAACTGGACCCGGTCCTTGGCGTGCTCGACGGCCAGCTCCAGGGCCCGACCCGCACCCCCGAGCATCTCGGCGCCGTGGGCGACGGCCCCGCGGTCGATCATCGTCTCCACCGCATCGGGTCCCCCGAGTCGGACCGCCGGCACGTCCTCCAGCTGGACCCAACCGAGCTCCCGCGTCAGGTCCATCGCCGGCTGGCGACCCGGGCGACAGTCGGCGGGAGCTTCGGCACCGATGAGGGTGGAAACGCCGTCGTCGTCCCTGATGCAGGCCACGATCACGTCCGCCGAGGGTGCGAACAGCACCGGGGCGCGCGGCTCCCAGACCACGGCGCCGATCGCCTCGCCGCTCACCAACGCCTGCACCCAGCGCTCGGCCCAGGCGACGCCAGAAGCCGAGGCCCGGGCCAGAGCACCGATGGCCAGCAGGCTCGAGAGAAAGGGCGCCGGCGCCAGGTGGCGGCCGACCTCCTCCAGGAGGACGGCGGCCTCGACCGGTCCCAGGCCCAGACCCCCCTGGGTCTCCGGCACCTCGACACCCATCCAGCCCTGGTCGGCCATCGCCTTCCACAGACCGTCGTCGAACCCGCCGCCTCGGTCGACCACCGACCTGACCCGAGGCGGTGACGACAGGTCGTCGAGCAGCCCCCGAGCGGCCTGGCGCAGCGCGAGCTGATCATCCGACAGCTCGAAATCCATGGCCAGAGTGTCGAGGGTCACGGACCGGGCCGTCAACGTGACGGCCGGCGGCACCGGGCCGTGAACGGGCCCGCCCCCAGACCCCCTCGCCTACCATCGACCCTCAGTGAACCTGTCCCCTACCCCTTCCGAGGTGGAGTTCCGCGCCGAGCTGCGCGAGTGGCTGCACGACAACCTCCCCTGGGAGTACGGCACCGGGCTGCCGCCCCACTTCGAGAACCTGGCCGAGGAGGTCGCGTTCCTGCGGCGATGGCAGGCCAGCCTGGCCGCGGGACGGTGGATCGGCGTGTCCTGGCCGCCTGAGCTCGGGGGGCGGGGCACGGGCCCGGCCGAGCACTACATCGTGCAGGAAGAGCTGGCGCGGGCCCGAGCGCCCGAGCTGGTGGGACGCATCGGCATCAACCTGGTGGGGCCCACGCTGCTCGCCCACGGCACGCCCGAACAGCAGCGACGCTGGCTGTCCCGCATCCTGACGGCCGAGGAGCTGTGGTGCCAGCTCTTCAGCGAGCCGGGGGCGGGCAGCGACCTGGCCTCCCTGTCGACACGCGCCGAGCCGGCCGACGACGGCTGGCTGCTGACCGGGGAGAAGGTGTGGACCTCCTACGCCCAGTTCGCCAACTGGGGCGTGTGCCTGGCTCGCACCGACCCGGCGGCACCCAAGCACCGCGGCATCTCCTACCTGGTGGTCGACATGCGCTCACCGGGGGTCGAGGTGACACCGCTCGTGCAGCTGACCGGGGAGGCCGAGTTCAACCAGGTCTTCCTCAGTGACGTCTTCGTCCCACGGGCACAGCTGATCGGCGAGGAGAACCGGGGTTGGCAGGTGGCGAGCTCCACCCTGTCCCACGAGCGGGGCACCAGCCCGCGCCAGCTCGTGATCCACACCCAGCTGCTGGCGGAGCTGCTCCGCCTGGCGGCCGACTCGGGGGCCTACGACAACCCCCGGCTACGACCCCGGCTGGCGCAGGCGTTTGTCGAGCTGCGCCTCTTCCAGCTCCATAACTGGCGCACGCTGTCGCGGCTGGAGAAGGGACTCGAGCCGGGGCCCGAGGGCAGCCTGCTCAAGCTGTACTGGAGCGAGATGAGCCAGCGCCTGCACGACCTGGCCATGGCCGTCCTCGGCCCCGCCTCGTCACTGGGCCGCGGCGCCCGGGACAACCCGGGAGACGGGAGCTGGCAGCGCTCGTGGCTCTACTACCACGCAGCCTCGATCTTCGCCGGCACCAACGAGATCCAGCGCAACATCATCGCCGAGCGCGTCCTCGGCTTGCCGAGAGAACCGGTGGCCTGAGTGGTGCGCGCAGCTGGTGAGCAAGCGCTGAGAAGGAGGTAGGACATGGACCTGGCGACGGTCCTCTACGAGGTCGACGGACCGGTGGCGACGATCACCATGAACCGGCCCGAGGTGGCCAACGCCCAGGACACGGCGCTCATCGACGACTTGGACGCCGCCTTCGACGCCGCCGACGCCGACGACGCGGTGCGCGTCGTGATCCTCGCCGGTGCCGGCCGCCATTTCTCCTCAGGCCACGACCTCAAGGCGCTCGTGGGCCAGAGCGAGCCCGACGAGTGGGTGCGGATGCGGGAGACCCCGGAAGGAAAGCGCCGCCACGAGCAGGTCATGTACTTCGACCGGTGCGTGAAGATCTACCACTTCCGCAAGCCGACGATCGCCGCCGTCCACGGCAGCTGCATCGCCGCCGGCCTGATGCTGGCGTGCATGTGCGACCTCATCGTGGCCGCCGATGATGCGGTGTTCCAGAACCCCGTCCTGCGCATGACTGGCGCCGGGGTCGAGCTCCTCGTCGAGCCGTGGGAGCTCGGCATCCGCAAGGCGAAGGAGTTCCTCCTCACCGGGGACCGGATCGACGCCGCCGAGGCGTGGCGCCTGGGGATGGTCAACCGGGTCGTGCCGACCGACACGCTCGTGGAGGCGACGAGGGAGATGGCGGACAAGATCGCGCTCGTCCCTCCGGTGACCGCTCAGGTGGTGAAGGACTCGATCAACCACACCTTCGAGCTCATGGGCAAGGAGCAGGCCTGGAAGTACCACTTCATCGCCCATCACTGGATGCACAACACGGCGACGGCCCAGGGGGCGCTGGCCGAGCGCCAGAGCAAGGGCTCCATGAAGGACGTGTTCGCCGATCGCGACCGGGGCGACGTGCCCACGTCGGGCCAGTAGTGCCGGGGCCCCTGGAGGGCCTGCGGGTGATCGACGTTGGTACGCGCCTCGCTGCCCCCTTCTGCGCCGGGCTTCTCGGCGAGATGGGTGCGGACGTGGTCAAGGTCGAGCAGCCCTCGGGCGGGGACTTCATGCGCACCATCGGGCCCTTCGAGGACGGCTACTCGCTCTTCTGGGCGGTCGAGGGCCGTGGCCGCCGAAGTGCGACGCTCGATCTGCGCCAGCCCCGGGGACAGGAGCTGTTCCGCCGGCTGGCGGCGCACGCCGACGTGGTGTGCGAGAACTTCCGTCCCGGGACGATGGAGGGATGGCACATCGGGCCGGCGGACCTCGATCCCCGGCTGGTGATGGTACGCATCAGCGTGTTCGGCCAGGACGGGCCCAAGGCGCAGCGGCCTGGTCTCGATCGCATGGGCATCGGCTACGGCGGACTGATGCACCTCACCGGCTACCCGGACAGCCCGCCCGTGCGGCCGGGGGTCACGGTGTCCGACTACTTGACCGGAGCCTTCTGCGCTCACGCCGCGGTCGCCGCGCTCTACGCCCGCGACGCCCGCCGCCAGGGCACGGGCGCGGTGATCGACGCCTCGTTGTACGGCTCGATCCTGCGCATCCTCGAATGGACCATCGCCGCCTACGACCGGCTGGGCATGGTGCGCCAGCGCGAGGGCAACCGCCTGGCCAACTCGGCACCGCTCGACAACTATCCGACGGCCGACGGCAGCTACATGTGCATCGTCGCCGGTTCGGACGCCAACTTCGCCCGCTTGTGTGGGGCCATGGGCCGACCCGATCTCGTCGAGGATCCGAGGTTCACGACGCTCGCCGAGCGAGCGGCGAACGCGGATCTCATCAACGGCATCGTGGCCGAGTGGACCTCGTCCCGGCCGGCGGCCGAGGTGGAGAGGATGTGCGTCGAGGCCGATGTCCCGGTCGCCAGCGCGTACAGCGTGGCCGACATCGTCGCCGACGAGCAGGTGGCGGCGCGCGGTGACCTCGTCACCGTCGACGATCCGGTGGTGGGCGCGGTCCGCCAACAGGCTCCGTTCCCCCGGGTGGTCGGGACGCCCGCGGTCGTGCCAACGGGCGCGCCCCGCCTCGGCGAGCACAACCGGGAGATCTGGTGCGAGCTCGTCGGCCTGTCCGAGGGCGAGCTCGCCGAGCTCGAAACGAGCGGCGTCGTGTGAGACTGTCCCCGATCGCCGCAGAGGAGGCCGGTACATGGATGTCAGATCGATCGTCGACGTGGCGCCGGAAGTCGAGCACAACGGCACGGTTCCGGTGTGGTGGCTCGTCCGTCCCCAGGAGATGAAGGAGATCACCGACGGTGGCTATCTCGAGCTGGTGAACGAGTTCGAGGTCGCGGGCGGCGGCGCCGTGTATCCCCACACGCACCCGACCCACGAGTTCTACTACGTCACCTCGGGCCGGGGCATCATGACCATCGAGGGAGACGAGGCGGAGATCGCCCAGGGCGACCTCGTGCACATACGGCCCGACGCCGTGCACAGCCTGAAGCCCGTGAGCGACAATGCCTCGATCCACTGCTTCTGCTTCGCCGTCGGGGTCAAGGGCGCCGGACCGATCGACTACACCACGCACTGAGCGCGAAGAGGAGCGCCCTCAGCCGCGCGCGCGGAGAAACCAGCCGTGCGGATCCCACGACCGGAGGGCGAGGATCTCCTCATCGGTCGGAGGTGGGAGCTCGGCCACATCGTCTGCGACCTCGAGGCCCCAGCCGCATGCAGCCCGGGCCGCCTCGATCCGGTCTCGCACCGGCGTCGGCCCCGACGCCACTGCGGTCAGCACGAGCTCGTCGCCGCCCGCCTTCTCCAGCAGCCCGAGATCCGTGGCCACGGCGCTGACCCGATCGCCGGGCGAGGTCACGTAGCCGAGCTTCTCCGGCGTCCTCGCCGGGCTCAACGTGGCCACGATCACGGCGTCGGAGCAGCCGCTGGCCACGTCGTTGCCCCCGCCCGAGCCCACAAGGAACGGGCCGCCGGGGATCATCGTCGAGTTGATGCTCCCCCACCGATCGAACTGGGCGGCGCCCAGGCAGGCCACCGTCGTCGTCTCAGCTCCACCGACCAGCATCCCCAGCACCGTCGAGGTGTCCGCCGCCATGGTCGCGGTCGGGAAGTTGCGGTGGTTGAAGACGTAGGGGTCGGCGGGTCGGGGCTCGTAGCCCCACAGCCCCAGCTCAGCGACGAGCTGGACACCCGAACCGGCCTCCCGGGCCTGGGCCACCCCGAGCCAGGCAGCCAGGTTCGCCACGCCGGCGCCGGCCAGCACGGCGTGCGCCTCCTTCGCCCGCACGGACTGGGCGATCCGGCGGGCACCGTGGACGGCGGCCACCTCCCAGCCGTTGGGCGGCGCCGACGAATCGGGAGAAGCGGCGTCGCGCTCCACCTTCCACGACGAGGGATCGGCCTTGCGGCGCAGCGCGGCGATGCGTTCGTCGCCGAGCCGGGCCAGGTACTCCTGCTGAGTGGCGGGCTCACGCACCCAGTGGCGGATCCAGTCGTCGAACTGATCGCCACGCGACGCCGCCCGCGCCTCCACCCAGAACTCGTAGTCCTCGCCGTAGCCGTCGACGGGCAGATTCGGGGCGTAGAGCCCGCCGGGGTGGGCGCCCATCGGGGTCTCGGCCACGGCCAGGACGCGGTGGGCAGGCAGCAGCACGAGATGGGCCCAGGGCCGGATGTCGTCGACGATCCGCTCGACCGTCACCACCGCTCCCCGCCTGGCGGCCAGCGCGCCCCAGACGCCCTCGAGAAGCGGCGGGTTGAGGGCGACGTTGCCATCACGGTCGGCCACGACCCCGTGAAGGAGGGCCACGTCAGGTACCAGCGGAGCGAGCACACCAATCTCGCCAAACGGTGAGCTCACCCTGGCATACCCGTCGTTGCTAGCCATCGATGATCCGCCGAGGGACCGGGTCACCACCGCCGGAAGCCCGCGCGCCGCGCACTCCAGGCGCTGGGCAAAGGTGAGGAACGACCAGTGCTCGACCTCCACTTCGCCGCTGGCGTAGGCGCGGGCGAAGACGGGGTTCGGGGTGAAGTTCGGGAAGGTGTCGCCCGAGTACCCGGTGATCACCTTGCGCACGAGTCCGCCGCGGAACAGCACCGCCCCCAGGCTCGACAAGCTCAGCATGCACACCGTGAAGCCGGGATCCCGGCCCCAGAAGTGGCGGGCCAGCGCCCGGGTGGCGGCTGTCCAGCGACTGTGGCCCACCATCACGTGGACGACGTCGCCGGGCACGACGTTGTCGGCGACCGCCCGCTCGAGGTCCACGAGCTTCGACCCGCCGGCTGTCACGACGATCAGCCGGAGG from Acidimicrobiales bacterium encodes:
- a CDS encoding acyl-CoA dehydrogenase family protein, which gives rise to MTLDTLAMDFELSDDQLALRQAARGLLDDLSSPPRVRSVVDRGGGFDDGLWKAMADQGWMGVEVPETQGGLGLGPVEAAVLLEEVGRHLAPAPFLSSLLAIGALARASASGVAWAERWVQALVSGEAIGAVVWEPRAPVLFAPSADVIVACIRDDDGVSTLIGAEAPADCRPGRQPAMDLTRELGWVQLEDVPAVRLGGPDAVETMIDRGAVAHGAEMLGGAGRALELAVEHAKDRVQFGRPIGSFQAVKHRCADMLVDVEGMRSSVYHGAWCISAGDPDAAVAASAAKVWCSDAGPRVMASCLQVHGGIGFTWEHDLHLFLKRAQLDQVSFGDAAFHRERLARLLRSRVESGGSVV
- a CDS encoding CoA transferase, translated to MPGPLEGLRVIDVGTRLAAPFCAGLLGEMGADVVKVEQPSGGDFMRTIGPFEDGYSLFWAVEGRGRRSATLDLRQPRGQELFRRLAAHADVVCENFRPGTMEGWHIGPADLDPRLVMVRISVFGQDGPKAQRPGLDRMGIGYGGLMHLTGYPDSPPVRPGVTVSDYLTGAFCAHAAVAALYARDARRQGTGAVIDASLYGSILRILEWTIAAYDRLGMVRQREGNRLANSAPLDNYPTADGSYMCIVAGSDANFARLCGAMGRPDLVEDPRFTTLAERAANADLINGIVAEWTSSRPAAEVERMCVEADVPVASAYSVADIVADEQVAARGDLVTVDDPVVGAVRQQAPFPRVVGTPAVVPTGAPRLGEHNREIWCELVGLSEGELAELETSGVV
- a CDS encoding enoyl-CoA hydratase codes for the protein MDLATVLYEVDGPVATITMNRPEVANAQDTALIDDLDAAFDAADADDAVRVVILAGAGRHFSSGHDLKALVGQSEPDEWVRMRETPEGKRRHEQVMYFDRCVKIYHFRKPTIAAVHGSCIAAGLMLACMCDLIVAADDAVFQNPVLRMTGAGVELLVEPWELGIRKAKEFLLTGDRIDAAEAWRLGMVNRVVPTDTLVEATREMADKIALVPPVTAQVVKDSINHTFELMGKEQAWKYHFIAHHWMHNTATAQGALAERQSKGSMKDVFADRDRGDVPTSGQ
- a CDS encoding cupin domain-containing protein, giving the protein MDVRSIVDVAPEVEHNGTVPVWWLVRPQEMKEITDGGYLELVNEFEVAGGGAVYPHTHPTHEFYYVTSGRGIMTIEGDEAEIAQGDLVHIRPDAVHSLKPVSDNASIHCFCFAVGVKGAGPIDYTTH
- a CDS encoding acyl-CoA dehydrogenase family protein, which codes for MNLSPTPSEVEFRAELREWLHDNLPWEYGTGLPPHFENLAEEVAFLRRWQASLAAGRWIGVSWPPELGGRGTGPAEHYIVQEELARARAPELVGRIGINLVGPTLLAHGTPEQQRRWLSRILTAEELWCQLFSEPGAGSDLASLSTRAEPADDGWLLTGEKVWTSYAQFANWGVCLARTDPAAPKHRGISYLVVDMRSPGVEVTPLVQLTGEAEFNQVFLSDVFVPRAQLIGEENRGWQVASSTLSHERGTSPRQLVIHTQLLAELLRLAADSGAYDNPRLRPRLAQAFVELRLFQLHNWRTLSRLEKGLEPGPEGSLLKLYWSEMSQRLHDLAMAVLGPASSLGRGARDNPGDGSWQRSWLYYHAASIFAGTNEIQRNIIAERVLGLPREPVA
- a CDS encoding CoA-transferase; translated protein: MAAPTAGRPDARLRLIVVTAGGSKLVDLERAVADNVVPGDVVHVMVGHSRWTAATRALARHFWGRDPGFTVCMLSLSSLGAVLFRGGLVRKVITGYSGDTFPNFTPNPVFARAYASGEVEVEHWSFLTFAQRLECAARGLPAVVTRSLGGSSMASNDGYARVSSPFGEIGVLAPLVPDVALLHGVVADRDGNVALNPPLLEGVWGALAARRGAVVTVERIVDDIRPWAHLVLLPAHRVLAVAETPMGAHPGGLYAPNLPVDGYGEDYEFWVEARAASRGDQFDDWIRHWVREPATQQEYLARLGDERIAALRRKADPSSWKVERDAASPDSSAPPNGWEVAAVHGARRIAQSVRAKEAHAVLAGAGVANLAAWLGVAQAREAGSGVQLVAELGLWGYEPRPADPYVFNHRNFPTATMAADTSTVLGMLVGGAETTTVACLGAAQFDRWGSINSTMIPGGPFLVGSGGGNDVASGCSDAVIVATLSPARTPEKLGYVTSPGDRVSAVATDLGLLEKAGGDELVLTAVASGPTPVRDRIEAARAACGWGLEVADDVAELPPPTDEEILALRSWDPHGWFLRARG